In a genomic window of Hyalangium gracile:
- a CDS encoding trypsin-like peptidase domain-containing protein produces the protein MKLPIVRSRSTVLAAIVAVLGSVAFAQQAASPQAAGSGNVLQPETRAAQALPSLAPLVDSVKLAVVNVDVTAKVSGGRGMESPLDRFFGGGRPNGRENMREGAGSGFIIDSKGLVLTNNHVIEDAVTISVNLNDGRSFPAEIVGRDPLTDVALIRLQGKDVKDLPVVALGDSDSLRVGDWLLAIGNPFGLSSSVSLGILSAKERDIQAGPYDDFLQTDAAINPGNSGGPLFNMKGEVIGINTAIVGGGTGIGFAVPSNLVKALLPQLEKSGAVTRGYLGIGIQDLTPAIAKALELPVKEGAIVNEVSAGGPSAKAGLKVDDVVVALDGKALTSASSLTRTVALKKPGSTATLSLYRNGKKQDVKVTLGTRPDLEGVGKRPQREEEESSKARVGISLQDLDARTAQQAGFNKAEGALITDVVPGSPAARADLSPGMLVVEANRKPVRSAEELAAIIRSTPSGGTLLLRLTAPGGNSRFLRALTLP, from the coding sequence ATGAAACTGCCAATCGTTCGTTCTCGAAGCACCGTGCTCGCGGCAATCGTGGCGGTGCTCGGTTCCGTCGCCTTTGCTCAGCAGGCGGCCTCTCCGCAGGCCGCTGGCTCCGGAAACGTCCTGCAGCCCGAGACCCGGGCGGCCCAGGCGCTTCCCTCGCTCGCTCCGCTCGTGGACTCCGTGAAGCTGGCCGTCGTCAACGTGGACGTGACGGCCAAGGTGTCCGGTGGGCGCGGCATGGAGAGCCCCCTGGACCGGTTCTTCGGCGGGGGCCGCCCCAACGGCCGGGAGAACATGCGCGAGGGCGCGGGCTCCGGGTTCATCATCGATTCCAAGGGCCTGGTGCTCACCAACAACCACGTCATCGAGGACGCGGTCACCATCAGCGTCAACCTCAATGACGGGCGCTCGTTCCCCGCCGAGATCGTCGGCCGCGATCCGCTCACGGACGTGGCGCTGATCCGGTTGCAGGGCAAGGACGTGAAGGATCTGCCCGTGGTGGCGCTCGGGGACTCCGACTCGCTGAGGGTGGGGGATTGGCTGCTGGCTATCGGCAACCCGTTCGGCCTGTCCTCCAGCGTCAGCCTGGGCATCCTCTCCGCCAAGGAGCGCGACATCCAGGCCGGCCCGTATGACGACTTCCTGCAGACGGATGCGGCCATCAACCCCGGCAACTCCGGCGGCCCGCTCTTCAACATGAAGGGCGAGGTGATCGGCATCAACACGGCCATCGTGGGCGGGGGCACGGGCATCGGGTTCGCGGTGCCCAGCAACCTGGTCAAGGCGCTGCTGCCCCAGCTCGAGAAGTCCGGCGCCGTCACCCGTGGCTACCTGGGCATCGGCATCCAGGATCTGACGCCCGCCATCGCCAAGGCGCTCGAGCTGCCCGTCAAGGAGGGCGCGATCGTCAACGAGGTGAGCGCTGGTGGCCCGTCCGCCAAGGCGGGCCTGAAGGTGGATGACGTCGTCGTCGCTCTCGATGGGAAGGCGCTGACCTCCGCCAGCTCGCTCACCCGCACGGTGGCGCTCAAGAAGCCGGGCTCCACGGCGACGCTCTCCCTCTACCGCAACGGCAAGAAGCAGGACGTGAAGGTGACGCTCGGCACGCGGCCGGACCTCGAGGGTGTCGGCAAGCGCCCCCAGCGCGAGGAGGAGGAGAGCTCCAAGGCCCGCGTCGGCATCTCGCTGCAGGATCTGGATGCCCGGACCGCGCAGCAGGCCGGCTTCAACAAGGCCGAGGGCGCGCTCATCACGGACGTGGTGCCGGGCTCGCCGGCGGCTCGCGCGGACCTGTCGCCGGGCATGCTGGTGGTCGAGGCCAACCGCAAGCCGGTGCGCAGCGCCGAGGAGCTGGCGGCGATCATCCGCTCGACGCCCTCGGGGGGCACGCTGCTGCTCCGCCTCACGGCGCCGGGTGGCAACAGCCGCTTCCTCCGGGCCCTGACGCTGCCCTGA
- a CDS encoding SGNH/GDSL hydrolase family protein has product MSISYVALGDSSAVGVGASRGGGYPERLASRLRKEGLSVGLTNVGMSGAVIRDVFTSQVKRAVATQPTLVTLGVGTNDIWRGTSVEDFRDELDRIARRLKPTGASLVVVNVPDMALAPVARMVPSALYEGRIEPFNEAIATVAREHGMHVVDLYAASKVFIPQRPDFFSFDGFHPSDAGYEQWADLMLPTVKPLVSRR; this is encoded by the coding sequence TTGAGCATCAGCTACGTCGCGCTCGGGGACAGCTCGGCCGTGGGCGTGGGAGCAAGCCGCGGCGGGGGCTACCCCGAGCGCCTTGCTTCCCGCCTTCGCAAGGAAGGGCTGTCGGTAGGGCTCACCAACGTGGGCATGAGCGGCGCGGTCATCCGCGACGTCTTCACCTCGCAGGTCAAACGGGCCGTGGCCACGCAGCCCACGCTGGTGACGCTCGGCGTGGGCACCAACGACATCTGGCGCGGCACCTCGGTGGAGGACTTCCGGGACGAGCTGGATCGCATCGCCCGGAGGCTGAAGCCCACCGGGGCCTCGCTGGTGGTCGTCAACGTGCCGGACATGGCGCTGGCGCCCGTGGCTCGCATGGTGCCAAGCGCTCTCTACGAAGGCCGCATCGAGCCCTTCAACGAGGCCATCGCCACCGTGGCCCGCGAGCACGGGATGCACGTGGTGGACCTCTACGCGGCCAGCAAGGTGTTCATCCCCCAGCGGCCGGACTTCTTCAGCTTCGACGGCTTCCACCCCTCGGACGCCGGCTACGAGCAGTGGGCGGACCTGATGCTGCCCACGGTGAAGCCCCTGGTGAGCCGGCGCTGA